The following coding sequences are from one Roseburia hominis A2-183 window:
- the ytvI gene encoding sporulation integral membrane protein YtvI: MTRRIAMEREERIRHQKEFLIKFAYWAVWGGLVLAAVKMIGPVLLPFIAAFFVAWILSFPVAFATERMHIRRRIAAVTVVLLFYGLAGLVIGFLGNRIMLLGQELLGEVVRFVSETIFPMMKHFCAWTAGLTGETVGGEVLRTAGTESAEAVSRAGELLTGMSGTLLQQVSGIAVNIPGMCFKLLLAVISTVFMELDFPQIMHFLEKIIPEKWKETVSAVKKGTFGTMGKCVAAYVFIFLMTFAELAAGLLLLQIEGAFAIAFLIAVLDILPVLGTGTVLLPWAVIAFAGGNARMGIGVMGLYLIITVVRNIVEPKLVGKQMGLSPVVMLPCMILGLHFFGILGLFGVPLLASFLKKLYSDGYFSEKLSGDCQKKN; the protein is encoded by the coding sequence ATGACGCGGAGGATTGCCATGGAGCGGGAAGAGCGGATCAGACATCAGAAAGAATTCCTTATTAAGTTTGCATACTGGGCGGTGTGGGGTGGACTTGTCCTCGCGGCGGTAAAAATGATCGGACCGGTGCTCCTACCGTTTATTGCGGCATTTTTTGTGGCGTGGATTCTTTCGTTTCCGGTGGCGTTTGCGACAGAGCGCATGCATATAAGGCGCAGGATTGCAGCGGTGACGGTCGTTCTGCTGTTTTACGGACTGGCGGGACTGGTGATCGGATTCCTTGGAAACCGCATCATGCTTTTGGGACAGGAACTGCTCGGGGAAGTGGTGCGGTTTGTCTCGGAGACGATTTTTCCGATGATGAAGCATTTCTGCGCGTGGACGGCAGGTTTGACTGGAGAGACGGTGGGAGGAGAGGTGCTGCGGACGGCGGGTACGGAGTCGGCGGAGGCGGTCAGCCGGGCAGGGGAGCTTCTGACCGGAATGTCCGGCACCCTGCTGCAGCAGGTCTCCGGCATTGCGGTGAATATTCCGGGGATGTGCTTTAAATTGCTGCTCGCGGTCATATCGACGGTGTTCATGGAACTGGATTTCCCACAGATCATGCATTTCCTCGAAAAGATCATACCGGAAAAATGGAAGGAGACGGTGTCTGCCGTCAAAAAGGGAACCTTCGGAACGATGGGAAAATGTGTGGCGGCGTACGTTTTCATCTTTTTGATGACGTTTGCGGAACTTGCGGCAGGTCTGCTTCTTCTGCAGATCGAGGGTGCTTTCGCGATTGCGTTTCTGATCGCGGTGTTAGATATTCTGCCGGTGCTCGGCACGGGAACCGTGCTGCTTCCGTGGGCGGTGATTGCGTTTGCCGGCGGCAATGCCAGAATGGGAATCGGGGTCATGGGGCTGTATCTGATCATCACGGTGGTGCGCAACATTGTGGAACCGAAGCTGGTGGGAAAACAGATGGGGCTCTCGCCGGTTGTGATGCTGCCGTGCATGATTCTAGGGCTTCACTTTTTCGGAATCCTTGGACTGTTCGGAGTGCCGCTTCTGGCATCGTTTTTGAAAAAACTTTACAGCGACGGCTATTTTTCTGAAAAACTTTCCGGGGATTGTCAAAAGAAAAATTGA
- a CDS encoding lactonase family protein yields MKQEKYVAYVGTYTHENSVGIHIYDVDVEAGKLTERKVVPINNPSDLVVSKDRRFLYSIADEGVESFRIEKDGDLTSINKQWIGGMRGCYVEVDDGNRYLFVGGHHDGRVSMMHLEADGSIGGIADGIFHKGIGRSIAQRNFVPHVDCVKLTPDQKFLCAVDNGLDQVKVYRVDYENGKLELIDIIRGPLESAPRMIRFSRDGEYAYILYELLNIVEVYHYSVQDNEPVFEKIQTISTSPKKEEDICAASGMEISKSGKYLFCSNAGVNSVVCYEIEEKTGMLTPVFTTKVNSDYPKMLAIYPDEKHYLTLNNNSNDIFNYTIDYKDGYSLETGSPVKVDKPNCIYMLKLEAE; encoded by the coding sequence ATGAAGCAGGAGAAGTATGTTGCATATGTAGGAACTTATACACACGAGAACAGCGTAGGAATCCATATCTATGATGTAGACGTTGAGGCGGGAAAACTGACGGAGCGCAAGGTGGTTCCGATCAACAATCCGTCGGATCTGGTTGTTTCCAAGGATCGCAGATTTCTGTATTCCATTGCGGATGAGGGCGTAGAATCCTTCCGTATCGAGAAGGACGGTGATCTTACTTCGATCAACAAGCAGTGGATCGGCGGAATGAGAGGCTGCTATGTGGAAGTGGATGATGGCAACCGCTATCTTTTCGTGGGCGGACATCATGACGGCCGCGTGAGCATGATGCATCTGGAAGCGGACGGAAGCATCGGTGGAATCGCGGACGGCATTTTCCACAAAGGAATCGGAAGAAGTATTGCACAGCGCAACTTCGTACCGCACGTGGACTGTGTGAAACTGACACCGGATCAGAAGTTTCTGTGTGCGGTCGACAACGGACTGGATCAGGTAAAAGTCTACCGCGTGGATTATGAGAATGGCAAGCTGGAACTGATTGACATTATCCGTGGACCGCTCGAGTCTGCCCCGCGTATGATCCGTTTCTCAAGAGACGGCGAATATGCATATATTCTCTATGAACTGCTCAATATTGTGGAGGTATATCATTATTCTGTGCAGGATAATGAGCCGGTATTTGAGAAGATCCAGACCATCAGCACTTCCCCGAAGAAGGAGGAAGATATCTGTGCAGCATCGGGTATGGAGATCTCGAAGAGCGGTAAGTATCTGTTCTGCAGCAACGCAGGCGTGAACTCTGTCGTGTGCTATGAGATCGAGGAGAAGACGGGAATGCTTACCCCGGTATTTACGACGAAGGTGAACAGTGATTATCCGAAGATGCTTGCCATCTATCCGGACGAGAAGCATTATCTGACATTGAACAACAATTCCAACGACATTTTCAACTACACGATCGATTACAAGGATGGTTATTCGCTTGAGACCGGTTCCCCGGTGAAGGTAGACAAACCGAACTGCATCTATATGCTGAAGCTGGAGGCGGAATAA
- a CDS encoding amino acid adenylation domain-containing protein: protein MLDRLEATVSRYKERAAVDDGSVSYTWGELLELAQRIGSALCRKHVIRKPVAVVMDKSADTLAAFLGVVYAGAFYVLINPEYPNVRIEKILATLQTDQMILDVQYEEKMRACGYQGNMVPIEAAKQTDIDSVSLDRVRAQSLDQDLLYGIFTSGSTGMPKGVIVNQRAVVDFIEQFAKTFDFSECDVIGNQAPFDFDVSVKDIYTSIFTGAKLVLIPKQMFSMPPSLLDFLCEKHVTSLTWAVSALCMVTTLRGFEYRVPSEVRRVLFSGEVMPYKHLKAWREALPAAEFVNLYGPTEIVCNCTYYRVRGDEPEDAALPIGSAFGNRLVFLLDDQNCVIRDAGIQGEICVAGTSLASGYYNNPQATEKSFVQNPENQSYPQVIYRTGDIGTYNDEGLLCFAGRRDFQVKRMGHRIELEEIQLTLDQTEGVTRSCCIYGEQEQKLVAFYVGEIDKKELRRKVKEQMPAFMLPDKFLHMDEMPMTKNGKIDRAALWNHYREEKRR, encoded by the coding sequence GTGTTGGATCGTTTGGAAGCGACGGTAAGCAGGTATAAAGAGCGGGCGGCGGTCGATGACGGGAGCGTTTCTTACACGTGGGGAGAACTGCTGGAGCTTGCGCAACGCATCGGGTCAGCTTTATGCAGGAAACACGTCATACGAAAGCCTGTCGCTGTCGTGATGGATAAATCAGCAGATACCCTGGCTGCATTTCTGGGAGTTGTATATGCAGGGGCATTTTATGTGCTGATTAATCCGGAATATCCTAATGTGCGGATTGAAAAAATTCTCGCCACACTACAGACGGATCAGATGATTCTGGATGTGCAGTATGAGGAGAAGATGCGTGCATGTGGCTATCAGGGAAATATGGTTCCAATCGAAGCGGCAAAGCAGACTGACATTGATTCTGTGTCGTTGGACCGGGTGAGAGCACAGAGTTTGGATCAGGATCTCTTATATGGGATTTTTACATCGGGATCCACAGGGATGCCAAAAGGAGTGATTGTAAATCAGCGTGCGGTGGTTGATTTTATCGAGCAGTTTGCGAAAACGTTTGATTTCTCGGAGTGTGATGTGATCGGCAATCAGGCTCCGTTTGATTTTGATGTGTCGGTGAAGGATATATATACATCCATTTTTACGGGAGCAAAGCTTGTTCTGATCCCAAAGCAGATGTTTTCCATGCCGCCATCGCTTCTGGATTTCCTGTGTGAGAAGCATGTGACATCTCTGACCTGGGCGGTTTCCGCACTTTGCATGGTGACGACACTGCGCGGATTTGAGTACCGTGTGCCGTCGGAGGTACGCCGGGTGCTTTTCAGCGGGGAAGTGATGCCATATAAGCATCTGAAAGCCTGGCGGGAGGCACTGCCGGCGGCAGAGTTTGTCAATCTGTATGGACCTACGGAGATTGTGTGTAACTGTACCTATTACCGGGTAAGAGGCGATGAACCGGAGGATGCGGCACTTCCGATCGGAAGTGCGTTTGGCAATCGTCTGGTATTTCTGTTGGATGATCAGAACTGTGTGATCAGAGATGCCGGGATACAGGGCGAGATCTGCGTGGCGGGCACTTCCCTGGCAAGTGGGTATTACAATAATCCACAGGCGACGGAGAAGAGCTTTGTACAGAATCCAGAGAATCAGAGTTATCCGCAGGTAATCTACCGCACAGGAGATATCGGTACTTATAATGATGAGGGGCTGCTGTGTTTTGCAGGACGCAGGGATTTTCAGGTTAAGCGTATGGGACACCGCATTGAGCTGGAGGAGATTCAGTTGACATTGGATCAGACGGAAGGTGTGACACGCAGTTGCTGTATCTACGGGGAGCAGGAGCAGAAACTGGTGGCATTTTACGTTGGAGAGATCGATAAAAAAGAGTTGCGTCGAAAAGTAAAGGAACAGATGCCGGCGTTTATGCTGCCGGATAAGTTTTTACATATGGATGAGATGCCGATGACAAAGAATGGAAAAATTGACCGCGCGGCTCTCTGGAATCATTACAGGGAGGAGAAGAGAAGATGA
- a CDS encoding glutamine--tRNA ligase/YqeY domain fusion protein, which yields MENENVSKNFIEQMIDKDIEEGHCKVVHTRFPPEPNGYLHIGHAKSILLNYGLAQKYGGKFNLRFDDTNPTKEKTEFVEAITEDIKWLGADWEGRLFFASDYFDQMYECAVELIKKGKAYVSDLSAEQIREYRGTLTEPGKEDPYSGRSVKENLKLFEEMREGKYADGEKVLRARIDMSSSNINMRDPVIYRVAHMTHHRTGDKWCIYPMYDFAHPLEDAIEGITHSICTLEFEDHRPLYEWVINEVGAQIIPDKDEMPPRQIEFAKLYLTNVVTGKRYIKRLVEEGIVDGWDDPRLVSIAALRRRGFTPESLKMFVELCGISKANSSVDYAMLEYCIREDLKMKKSRMMAVLDPVKVVIDNYPEGQTEYLDVVNNLENEALGSRKIPFSRELYIEREDFMEEPPKKYFRMFPGNEVRLMNAYFVTCNSFEKDADGNVTVIHCTYDPASRGGNSPDGRKVKGTIHWVSAAHAVPATVRLYENIVDEEKGVYNEDGSLNLNPNSLTVLKNCMVEENLAGAKAYDSFQFVRQGFFCVDAKDSTPEQLVFNRIVSLKSSFKLPTA from the coding sequence ATGGAAAACGAAAATGTCTCAAAGAATTTTATTGAGCAGATGATTGATAAGGACATCGAGGAAGGGCACTGCAAGGTTGTTCATACCAGATTTCCACCGGAACCGAATGGCTATCTGCATATCGGCCATGCGAAGTCCATTCTTTTGAATTATGGTCTGGCACAGAAGTATGGCGGAAAGTTTAATCTGAGATTTGATGATACAAATCCTACCAAGGAGAAGACCGAGTTCGTGGAGGCGATCACGGAGGACATCAAGTGGCTTGGCGCGGACTGGGAAGGCAGACTTTTCTTCGCATCCGATTATTTCGATCAGATGTATGAGTGTGCCGTAGAGCTGATTAAAAAAGGAAAAGCTTATGTCTCCGATCTGTCTGCGGAGCAGATCCGTGAGTACCGAGGAACTCTGACGGAGCCGGGCAAGGAAGATCCGTACAGCGGCAGAAGTGTCAAGGAGAACTTAAAGCTGTTTGAGGAGATGCGGGAAGGAAAGTACGCGGATGGTGAGAAAGTGCTCCGCGCACGCATCGATATGAGTTCTTCCAACATCAATATGAGAGATCCGGTCATTTACCGTGTGGCGCATATGACACACCACAGAACCGGCGATAAATGGTGCATCTATCCGATGTATGATTTTGCACATCCGCTCGAGGATGCGATCGAGGGAATCACGCATTCCATCTGTACGCTGGAGTTTGAGGATCACAGGCCACTTTATGAGTGGGTCATCAACGAGGTGGGCGCACAGATTATTCCGGATAAGGATGAGATGCCGCCGAGACAGATTGAGTTTGCAAAGCTGTATCTGACCAACGTGGTAACCGGCAAGCGTTACATCAAGCGCCTGGTTGAGGAAGGTATTGTGGACGGATGGGATGATCCGCGTCTGGTATCCATCGCAGCGCTGCGCAGAAGAGGATTTACACCGGAATCGTTAAAGATGTTCGTGGAACTGTGCGGTATTTCAAAGGCAAACAGTTCCGTTGACTATGCAATGTTAGAGTACTGCATCCGCGAGGATCTCAAGATGAAGAAGTCCCGTATGATGGCAGTCCTTGATCCGGTGAAGGTTGTGATTGACAACTATCCGGAAGGACAGACTGAGTATCTGGACGTTGTGAATAATCTGGAGAATGAGGCGCTCGGTTCACGTAAGATTCCGTTCTCAAGAGAACTCTATATCGAGCGTGAAGACTTCATGGAGGAGCCACCGAAAAAGTATTTCCGTATGTTCCCGGGCAATGAAGTGCGCCTGATGAATGCATATTTTGTAACCTGCAACAGCTTTGAGAAGGATGCAGACGGCAACGTGACGGTGATCCATTGTACTTACGATCCGGCGTCCCGCGGCGGCAACAGCCCGGATGGCAGAAAGGTAAAAGGTACGATTCACTGGGTATCCGCAGCACATGCGGTTCCTGCAACGGTCAGACTGTATGAGAATATCGTGGACGAGGAAAAAGGGGTATACAATGAGGATGGAAGTCTGAACCTCAATCCGAATTCACTGACTGTGTTAAAGAACTGTATGGTGGAGGAGAATCTTGCTGGGGCAAAGGCTTACGACAGTTTCCAGTTTGTACGCCAGGGATTCTTCTGTGTGGATGCAAAGGATTCGACGCCGGAGCAGCTGGTGTTCAACCGCATTGTGTCACTGAAGAGTTCATTCAAGCTGCCAACTGCGTAG
- a CDS encoding SGNH/GDSL hydrolase family protein: protein MNRVKKIVRYLLFFGILAVIFLGLSRVFYPKDNSVEAGMPPRDVKVNGIFGAENNSLDVIFFGDSITFTSIKPVQIWEEQGIASYVCGQSGQIIPEAYNWLKQILEKQSPDIVVLETNLIYMDGSMADQLNHALELQLASDLPFYKYHNRWKNMDESDWSRQPEEPKPDFTMGYEKKTAIVPYTGGDYMQTESAKEPLAFVPESYLDAVHRLCEKNNIQMMLVSIPSPQSWNGSRHDAVTEYAQEHDVLYLDLNLYAEELGIDWKSDTLDGGDHLNEAGATKVSKYLGTFLKERYGLTDHRGNAAYTVWDRLVEDQ from the coding sequence ATGAACAGAGTGAAGAAAATAGTAAGGTATCTTTTGTTTTTTGGGATACTTGCAGTGATTTTTCTGGGATTGTCACGGGTCTTCTATCCAAAGGATAATTCAGTAGAGGCGGGAATGCCGCCGCGTGATGTAAAGGTCAACGGAATCTTTGGGGCAGAGAACAATTCGCTGGACGTTATTTTCTTTGGAGACAGTATCACGTTTACATCGATAAAACCGGTGCAGATATGGGAAGAGCAGGGGATTGCGTCGTATGTGTGCGGGCAGTCCGGTCAGATTATACCGGAAGCGTATAACTGGCTGAAACAGATTCTGGAGAAGCAGTCTCCGGATATTGTTGTATTAGAGACGAATCTGATCTATATGGATGGCAGTATGGCAGATCAGCTTAATCATGCGCTCGAGCTGCAGCTTGCAAGTGATCTTCCGTTTTATAAATATCACAACCGCTGGAAGAATATGGATGAGTCAGACTGGAGCAGGCAGCCGGAGGAACCGAAGCCCGATTTTACGATGGGATATGAGAAAAAGACAGCGATAGTGCCTTACACAGGTGGTGACTATATGCAGACGGAATCGGCAAAGGAGCCTCTGGCTTTTGTACCGGAAAGCTATCTTGACGCAGTGCACAGACTTTGTGAAAAAAATAACATTCAGATGATGCTGGTAAGTATTCCGTCTCCACAGAGCTGGAACGGATCACGCCATGATGCGGTAACAGAATATGCACAGGAGCATGATGTGCTATATCTGGATCTGAATTTGTATGCAGAAGAACTCGGGATCGACTGGAAGTCTGACACACTTGATGGGGGAGATCACCTGAATGAAGCCGGCGCCACGAAGGTATCAAAATATCTGGGGACTTTTCTGAAGGAAAGGTATGGTTTGACAGATCATCGTGGAAATGCTGCTTATACAGTGTGGGATAGACTGGTGGAAGATCAGTAA
- a CDS encoding MBOAT family O-acyltransferase: MAYHTMLFLLVFLPLILICYQIAGTKYRPYVLLAAGYIFFASFSGILLLYLFGATVIMYAAGLWIDHIGQEFKEKKNGLARSEVKQLKKKFTGKKRAVLCGSLVLLVGVLFIVKYYNFFAENLSAVFRLLTLPICLKSIRFLQPIGISFYTLQAVSYVVDIYEGKNRAERQFGKVALYMAFFPQIMEGPISRFDQTADQLWKGTAISSENLTMGAQRVLWGLFKKIVIADRLDRAVGVAFLNYQSYDGAILALAAVAYTVQLYNEFSGCMDIVIGVAEMFGVVLPENFRQPFLSKNVSEFWRRWHITLGAWLKDYIFYPVSLTGWVQKLGTRAKARFGKHGAKVAVSAAALFPVWLLNGLWHGQHWNYIFFGMYYFVLIMAGILCEPLIAVFYEKCGRLVKSKGYAVFQIVRTSVLVVIGEMIFRANGAKAAIVMLKTVFGHSHMTALGQMDLPSFGIDRADIAIVLCGVILVTVVGLLHERGISIRRKIVTLPTPARWCCYYVMILLPLIFGAFGDGYLEVELIYANF; this comes from the coding sequence ATGGCATATCATACAATGCTGTTTCTGCTGGTATTTCTGCCACTCATTCTGATCTGTTACCAGATTGCCGGAACAAAATACCGTCCGTATGTGCTGCTGGCGGCAGGATACATTTTTTTTGCTTCTTTCAGTGGGATACTTCTACTGTATCTGTTTGGGGCGACGGTTATCATGTATGCGGCAGGACTCTGGATCGATCACATCGGACAGGAGTTCAAAGAAAAGAAAAATGGGCTTGCACGCAGTGAGGTAAAGCAGCTCAAAAAAAAGTTTACCGGAAAAAAGCGGGCAGTACTTTGCGGCAGTCTTGTGCTTCTGGTCGGGGTACTGTTTATCGTGAAGTATTATAATTTTTTCGCGGAGAATCTTTCAGCAGTATTTCGCCTTCTGACCTTGCCTATCTGCCTGAAGAGTATTCGGTTTCTACAGCCGATAGGTATTTCCTTTTACACACTGCAGGCGGTCAGCTATGTGGTAGATATCTATGAGGGGAAGAACAGGGCTGAACGACAGTTTGGAAAGGTTGCGTTGTACATGGCATTTTTCCCACAAATCATGGAGGGACCGATCAGCCGGTTTGATCAGACGGCGGATCAGCTGTGGAAGGGAACAGCAATTAGCAGCGAAAATCTTACCATGGGTGCGCAGCGTGTACTGTGGGGATTATTTAAAAAGATTGTGATTGCAGACCGGCTGGATCGGGCAGTAGGAGTTGCCTTTTTGAATTACCAGAGCTATGATGGTGCAATTCTGGCTCTTGCCGCAGTGGCATATACCGTGCAGCTTTACAATGAATTTTCAGGATGTATGGATATTGTGATTGGCGTGGCAGAGATGTTTGGTGTTGTGCTGCCGGAAAATTTCAGGCAGCCATTTCTGTCAAAAAATGTATCAGAATTCTGGCGCAGATGGCATATCACACTTGGCGCGTGGCTGAAAGACTATATTTTTTATCCGGTATCCCTTACCGGATGGGTACAGAAGCTTGGAACCAGAGCTAAGGCGCGGTTTGGAAAGCATGGCGCTAAAGTAGCGGTATCCGCAGCTGCTCTTTTTCCGGTATGGCTGCTCAATGGACTGTGGCACGGGCAGCACTGGAATTATATTTTTTTCGGTATGTATTACTTCGTTCTGATTATGGCAGGAATTCTTTGTGAACCGCTGATTGCGGTATTCTATGAAAAATGCGGCAGACTGGTGAAAAGTAAGGGGTATGCAGTTTTTCAGATCGTGCGTACCAGTGTGCTGGTGGTGATCGGTGAGATGATCTTTCGGGCAAACGGGGCAAAAGCTGCGATTGTTATGCTAAAGACCGTATTCGGACATTCCCACATGACGGCTTTGGGACAGATGGATCTGCCGTCTTTCGGGATTGATAGGGCAGATATCGCGATCGTTTTGTGTGGTGTTATACTGGTAACTGTGGTGGGGCTGCTCCATGAGCGGGGGATCTCTATCCGGCGGAAGATTGTCACACTGCCGACACCGGCACGTTGGTGTTGTTATTATGTAATGATCCTGCTTCCACTTATCTTTGGGGCCTTCGGAGACGGATATCTGGAAGTGGAGTTGATCTATGCGAATTTTTAG
- a CDS encoding diaminopimelate decarboxylase family protein, with product MRQEVLAEAAGEFQTPCYVFDLDRLREDVAEMKTLLADRVGLCFAMKANPFLTEDMAEMTDYIEVCSPGELRICIEQKIPAEKMILSGVLKEEQDIRELLEKEKLPHFTAESMDQVDLFLCLSREYGRNVELLLRLTSGNQFGMDEDVLLESVDKILQQKYVQFAGIHFFSGTQKRKSEQIRKELGQLAEVCDRIWERFGLKVPRLEYGPGFGVEYFKGTKKWGREEALAMLSDAADCVTELHFPGTVTFEMGRFLAAMCGSFVTKVREVKENQGTRYCLVDAGMHHLNYDGQVMAMKTPFCTPLFAREGEEEQNYCICGALCTANDILIRQYPLKGVRPGDLLVFERTGAYSMTEGMSLFLSRDLPAVVSYCKTEGFRVLRSRMPVYPLNKAADRIL from the coding sequence ATGAGACAGGAAGTGCTGGCAGAAGCTGCCGGAGAATTTCAGACTCCCTGCTACGTGTTTGACCTCGATCGTCTGAGAGAGGATGTCGCGGAAATGAAGACATTACTTGCAGACCGTGTGGGACTTTGTTTTGCGATGAAGGCAAATCCATTTCTGACAGAGGATATGGCAGAAATGACGGACTATATTGAAGTCTGTTCTCCGGGGGAACTGCGGATCTGTATCGAGCAGAAAATTCCGGCAGAGAAGATGATTCTTTCCGGCGTATTAAAAGAAGAACAGGATATCAGGGAACTTCTGGAAAAGGAGAAGTTGCCGCATTTTACGGCAGAATCAATGGATCAGGTAGATCTTTTTTTGTGTCTATCCAGAGAATATGGACGAAATGTGGAGCTGTTGCTGCGTCTTACGAGTGGAAATCAGTTTGGAATGGATGAGGACGTTTTGCTTGAGTCGGTCGATAAGATTCTACAGCAGAAGTATGTGCAGTTCGCAGGGATCCATTTTTTCTCGGGAACGCAGAAGAGAAAAAGTGAACAGATCCGCAAGGAACTGGGACAGCTCGCGGAGGTATGTGACAGGATCTGGGAACGGTTTGGTCTTAAAGTGCCGCGGCTCGAATATGGACCTGGATTTGGCGTGGAGTACTTTAAAGGTACAAAGAAATGGGGAAGAGAAGAGGCACTGGCGATGCTTTCTGATGCGGCGGACTGTGTCACAGAACTTCATTTTCCGGGAACGGTCACATTTGAGATGGGAAGATTCCTTGCAGCAATGTGTGGCAGCTTTGTCACAAAAGTGCGGGAAGTAAAGGAGAATCAGGGGACGAGGTATTGTCTGGTGGATGCTGGCATGCATCACCTGAACTACGATGGACAGGTTATGGCGATGAAAACACCGTTCTGCACGCCGCTTTTTGCACGTGAGGGGGAAGAAGAGCAGAATTACTGCATCTGTGGTGCACTCTGCACGGCAAATGATATTCTGATCCGCCAGTATCCTTTAAAAGGTGTTCGCCCGGGGGATCTTCTGGTATTTGAGCGCACGGGTGCGTATTCCATGACGGAGGGAATGTCACTTTTTTTAAGCCGGGATCTTCCGGCGGTGGTAAGCTACTGCAAGACGGAGGGCTTTCGGGTGCTGCGGAGCAGAATGCCGGTTTATCCGCTTAATAAAGCGGCAGATAGAATTTTATAA
- a CDS encoding acyl carrier protein yields MEELLEILEEINPDVDYSTCTTLIDDHLLDSFAILSLVSEIGDTFDVQIAPGDMIAKNFNSAEAIWAMIQRLEEEG; encoded by the coding sequence ATGGAAGAATTATTGGAGATTTTAGAGGAGATTAATCCGGATGTGGATTATAGTACATGTACAACACTGATTGATGATCATTTGCTGGATTCGTTTGCAATCCTCTCGCTGGTATCAGAGATCGGGGATACATTTGATGTGCAGATCGCACCAGGAGATATGATTGCAAAGAACTTTAATTCTGCAGAAGCTATCTGGGCAATGATACAGAGACTGGAGGAAGAAGGCTGA
- the trpS gene encoding tryptophan--tRNA ligase, producing MAEKIILTGDRPTGKLHVGHYVGSLKRRVELQNSGTFDKIFIMIADAQALTDNADNPAKVRDNIMEVALDYLSVGIDPAKSHIFIQSYVTELTELTFYYQNLVTVSRLQRNPTVKAEIQMRNFEASIPVGFFNYPISQAADITAFHATTVPVGEDQMPMLEQTKEIVHKFNAVYGETLTDPQILLPDNKACLRLPGTDGKAKMSKSLGNCIYLSESEADVKKKIMSMFTDPDHIRIEDPGKLEGNTVFTYLDAFCTDEHFVEYLPEYANLDELKAHYKRGGLGDVKVKKFLNNVMQEELSPIRARRKEYEQRIGDVYDILKAGSEVAKEAAAKTLSEVKHAMKIDYFDTPEFLEEQVKKYLDR from the coding sequence ATGGCAGAAAAGATTATTTTGACAGGCGACCGTCCTACCGGCAAGCTGCATGTGGGACATTATGTGGGTTCTCTGAAGCGGAGAGTGGAACTTCAGAATTCGGGAACGTTTGATAAGATTTTTATTATGATTGCGGACGCACAGGCATTGACGGACAACGCCGACAATCCCGCAAAGGTGCGCGACAATATTATGGAGGTGGCGCTCGACTACCTTTCGGTCGGAATCGATCCGGCGAAGTCTCATATTTTTATCCAGTCCTACGTGACGGAGCTGACGGAGCTGACCTTCTATTACCAGAATCTGGTTACGGTCTCCAGATTACAGCGCAACCCGACGGTTAAGGCGGAGATTCAGATGCGCAACTTCGAGGCGAGCATTCCGGTCGGATTTTTCAATTATCCGATCAGCCAGGCGGCGGACATTACGGCATTCCATGCGACGACGGTTCCGGTCGGCGAGGATCAGATGCCGATGCTTGAGCAGACCAAGGAGATTGTACATAAGTTTAATGCGGTGTATGGCGAGACGCTCACAGACCCGCAGATTTTACTCCCGGATAACAAGGCCTGCTTAAGACTTCCAGGTACCGACGGAAAGGCCAAAATGAGCAAGTCGCTCGGCAACTGCATCTATCTCTCGGAGAGCGAGGCAGATGTGAAGAAGAAGATTATGTCCATGTTCACGGACCCGGATCACATCCGGATCGAAGATCCGGGAAAGCTCGAGGGCAATACCGTATTTACCTATCTGGATGCATTCTGTACGGACGAGCACTTCGTGGAGTATCTGCCAGAGTATGCGAACCTGGATGAGCTCAAGGCACATTACAAACGCGGTGGCCTAGGCGATGTCAAGGTGAAGAAGTTCCTGAATAACGTCATGCAGGAGGAGTTGTCTCCGATCCGTGCGCGCAGAAAGGAATACGAGCAGCGCATCGGCGATGTGTATGATATTTTAAAGGCGGGAAGCGAAGTGGCAAAGGAAGCGGCTGCAAAGACACTTTCTGAAGTAAAGCATGCCATGAAGATTGATTATTTTGATACACCGGAGTTCCTGGAGGAACAGGTGAAGAAGTATCTTGACAGATAA